In Bacteroides cellulosilyticus, the genomic stretch GATGAAGTCGTCGAATACATTCTGTTTCTGCATCTTCGTACCCGCTATGTGCCAGTCTTCGCCATACTCACCGCCACCACGCAGATTAACCTGTGCATAGATACCTCCATTTTCCAGGAACGGAATACGTGATGTAGAGAAGCCCGGATTAAGGCTGATATTGAAACCACCGTAACCATAGAGATACACCGGATTCGTACCGTCTTTCTTAAGATCCTTCTTATAAGTCAGGAACATCGGTATCTTGGTACCGTCCTTGCTGGGATAGAATACCTGCTCCGTTATAAATTCATCGGAGTTGAAGTCAACCTTCGGAGCACGGAAGAGCTCATACGTATTCGCATCCATATCATATTTATACGTAGCACCGGGGATGGTGAACGAAGTAAAACCGAAGAAACATTCCTTATCATCCTTGTCGCCACTGAAACCTACGGAACCGAGCGAAGGCAACTTAATTTCCTGTATCTCCTTGCCGTCCAGGCCATATACATACGCGTGGTTGGAAGCATCTTTATCATATGTCAGGAACAACTTCTCACCTATCACACCCACATCCGAAAGTACATTCTCACTTTCCGGAACCAGCTCCGTCCAGTCTTTCAGGGCGGGTTTGTTGATATCCACCGTCATGAGGCGATATTTCGGTGCATTGTAGTTCGTAAACATATAGATTTTGTCACCTATCACCTCTATAGGAGCATAAGTGTAATCCATATCCGTAGCCATCGCAATGAACGGTGCGTTCGGTTTACGCAGATCTTTCATATACAAGGCATTGCCGCGTCCGTCGCCACTTTCATACAGGAACAGGATGGTTTCATCCTCATTCACACTGGCGCTGTAGAAACGTTTGGGATATGCCTGATTCTGGTAAACCAGCTTATCCTGCGATTGCGGCGTACCCATCTTGTGATAGTAAATCTTATGATTCTCGTTCACGTTAGAGAACTCCTTCCCTTTCACCGGAGCATCGTAAGCGCTATAGTAAAATCCATCGCCCTGCCAGCTAGCACCTGTAAACTTTGCCCATTCGATATGATCGTCCAGCAACTTGCCGGTTTCGGTATCCATTACATAAATTTCCTGCCAGTCCGAACCACTGCGAGAAATGGTATAGCCGGTATATTTTCCGTTATTCGAAAAAGAAATGCTTGTTAAAGCTACCGTACCGTCATCCGAGAGTTTGTTAGGATCAAGGAATACACGCGGTTCACCGTCCAATGCATCCTGCACATACAGTACGCTCTGATTCTGCAAGCCGTCGTTTTTATAGAAATAATACTTACCATGCTTTTTGAATGGCGTACCAATCTTTTCATAATTAGCCACATCCGTCAACCGCTTCAGCAGGGCATCACGGAAGGGAATTTTAGACAAATAGTCGTTTGTCACCTTGTTTTGCGCTTCCACCCATGCGGCGGTTGCGGCAGAAGTATCATTTTCCAGCCAACGATACGGGTCGGGTACTTCTGTTCCGAAATAAACATCTACAGTATCCACCTTCGCGGTTTCAGGATACGTAATCTTCTGTTGTTGTTGAGCACATGACATCATGATGATACCGGTTGCAAATAAAGTCACTTTTTTCATATTATACATAAATAAGAAATGATTGTTCATTCTTTTTTGAGAATTGTCGTGAAAACGTCTCACCAAATTCAGGCGTTAAAAATACAAAAACAACCAATAGGAAACAAGGGTTTATCCTATAATTATATTTTAAATTGCATTTAATGCAGAGGGAAAAGAAAACCAGTAGCCAAGAAGAAGGGCAGAGTGAATGAAGATGATATTCAGAAAGTATCGAATCTGCCAAGAGAAAATATCCAATATATACGGAAGAGAAAAGAACGTAGGCAAAGGAAGAGGGAATTAAGAAGAAAAGAAGGATACCTTAGTTTAAATATTATCACAAGAAGTCGAAATTCTATCATTTTCCTTCTTTTTGATGGTTTTTAAAGGTTTTATGGCAGTTATCAAACCTTCTTTTGCTAAATAATAGCTAACCTTGCATTAGAAATAAAAGGTTAACATAATCATGAGAAAAAAATCATTCGTATTACTCTTGTTGTTCATTGGCAATTCTTCTCTTTTCAGCCAAAATCTTCTGACGGGGGATGCCCAACTGGAAAAGCAAGTTTATGAAACAGGATTGATTCATGCTCCGCTACCTTTGAACACCGCCCGGTCTTTCGAAGAAAAAGCCCTGAAAAAAGAAATCCTGTCCAGCCAACCGCTTACGGTATCCGGCAGAACGGATGGATGGCGCCACTCCGGACAAGGGGAAATGTCTTTTTCTAAAGAGAAATCCGTATCGGGTAAAGGAAGCATCCGTCTGTCCTTCCCTACATCTACAGGAGAAAGGGCTACCGGCTCTCCCTCCGACCCCGACTATGCGACCTATGGAAACAGCCGCGTCACCTATCACGTCAATGGAAAAAACTGGGAAGGATACAACCGAATCTTCTTTTCCATCTATCCCGATTGTGACGGAGCCCGCGTGGTCAATATGAACCTGACATTTACAAACGACAGTTCCACCCCCAAAGCAGGATATAACCCTCCCAGCGGTTCGCATCTCATCAATCTCGTAAACAAGACGTGGAACCATTGTTTCCTTGAGATAGATGAATATCAACGGGATAAAGTAATGGCAATCAGCTTTGATACGGCCCTGAAAGGGAAAGACCGGACTACGGATGATTCTGCCGTTTATTATATCGATAACCTCCAACTGCAACAAATCAAGAACCCTGAGCAGGTAAGCGGATGGAGTCCGGCAGAGCATACAATTGCTTATTCCACCACAGGATATGAAACAGGTGAACGGAAAACGGCCATCGTCAACACCGGATTGTGTGGTCAATGGAAACATTTCCAACTGATTAATGCTGCTAACAACCAGGTTGCGCACGAAGGTTCACTGGAGCGGCAGCAAACGACCATCGGAGAATTCGGAGTTATCGACTTTACCGCTTTCAATCAGCCGGGAGATTATCAACTGAAAGTAGGCGACATCATGACGCCCCCGTTCCGGATAGGTGAAAACATATGGGATAATTCCCTTTGGAGAGTACTGAACTTCCTGTTTTGCCAACGCTGCGGACATCCCGTTCCCGGCAAGCACGCCGCCTGTCACACGGATTTATTTTCCCGGCATGACGGAAAAAGCATCTCCTATTCAGGCGGATGGCACGATGCAGGCGACTTGTCGCAACAGACCTTACAAACCGGAGATGTGACTTTCTCCTTATTGGAAGCCTACAATCGCCTCAAAGAAACCAATGCTGCACTGGCTGCACGCTTACTGGAGGAAGCCGAATGGGGAGTTGAGTTTATCTTGAAGAACCGCTACGGGGATGGTTACCGTGCCAGCAGCATGGGATTGCTTATCTGGCAGGATGGCGTTCTAAATACATTGGATGATATTCATTCGGTACGTGTTCAGAACCTGGCATTCGACAACTTCCTGTATGCAGGCTACGAGGCTTATGCCGCCATGACCATAGACCGGGACCCGATGCTGCAAGAACATCTGCGGAAAGTGGCGGAAGAGGATTTCTCATTTGCTACGGAGAAGTTCAAAAAAGATGGTTTCGACCAGTTCAAGCAGATGTACGAACATAGCTACAATACCTCTCACAGCCAATATATGGCAACCATATCCTGGTCCGCCAGCATGCTCTACAAACTGACGGGGAAATCTTGCTATGCGGAAACTGCTGCGGAAGCCATCCGGTACGTACTCGATTGCCAACGCACCAAACCGTTGAAAGACAAAGGCAGGACATGCGGATTCTTCTATCGGGATAAGTCACGGAAATCTATCGTGCACTATATCCATCAGTCGCGCGAGCAGGTTTACATGCAAGCCATGACCTTACTCTGCGAAACGCAGAAGGAGCACCCTGATTATCAGAAATGGTCGAGCTCCATAAAACTGTACGGAAACTATCTGAAAGGCCTGATGAAATATACCCAACCTTACGGAATGGTTCCGAGCGGAGTATATCATGCGGAGGAGTATAAAGATTCCGCCAGCTTCTATTCGCTCCATCTTTTTCCACCTGCCAATGCACAGGAACTATACACGGAACAGATAACACGGGGAGTCAAACTCGATAAAGAACATTATCTGAAACGTTTCCCCGTATGGTTCAGCATCTTCAACGGCAACACAGCCATCCATCTTTCCACCGGAAAATCCGCCGCCATCTGCGGAAACTTCCTCAAAGATGAAGAACTGCTGAACATCGGACGGGAACAACTTTACTGGACCGTCGGGAAGAATCCTTTCGGGCAATCGCTGATATACGGTGAAGGGTACAATTATCCTCAGATGAACACTTTTTCCTCCGGCGAGATGACCGGCGAAATGCCTGTCGGTATCCGTACGCTGGGCAACGATGACATCCCCTACTGGCCGCAGACCAACAATGCCTGTTACAAGGAAGTGTGGGTGACCTCGGCCGGAAAATGGTTATCGCTTATCGCCGAATATTAAGAAAGAAATTATTAATCATATAAAATATACATGCTATGAGAACAATCAAATTCCATCTTACTCTATTGTTTGCTGTCTGCACATTTCTGGTAAATGCGCAAGCACCTCAGGGCTATCCGGCCAATTATGCCAATGCGCCCCGTTTCAAAGCGCTGGTTTATTATACGCAACATGCAGAAGAAGCACACTATCAATTCTCCCTGCAGGCAGTAGAGTTCTTCAAGAAACTGAACTATGGTGACGGCTTTGTACTGGACTTCACCATGGACCTCTCCCCATACACCTACGAAAAGCTGAAAGAGTACAGCGTAGTAGTCATGCTCGATGGTTATCCCAATACAAAAGCTGAACGTGACGCTTTTGAGAAATATATGGAAAACGGAGGAGGCTGGGTAGGCTTCCACGTTGCCGCCTATAATGACAAGAACACAAATTGGCCTTGGTTTGTAGATTTTCTGGGTGGCGGGGTTTTCTATTGCAATAACTGGCCCCCTCAACCTGTATTGGTTGAAGTTGACAATGAGAATCACCCCGTCACCAAGAATTTACCTGCCTCCTTTGTGGCTCCGTCCAGCGAATGGTATCAGTGGAATCCCAGTCCGAGAGCCAACAAAGATGTGGAAGTTCTGCTGTCCCTCTCTCCCAAGAACTATCCCCTAGGCATCAAAGATGTAGTGAACTTCGGTGATTTCCCCATCGTATGGACCAATACCAAATACAGAATGATATATCTGAATATGGGGCATGGCGATGAAGAATTCATTGACGCCACACAAAATCTTTTGTTTGTCAATGCCTTCCGCTGGGTGGTAAGTACGGACAAGCAAGGAGATCCTTTTAAAAAATAGTACAAAAAGAAGTTACAAGTAGACAAGAAACCGCACATACAAGACTTGGTATGTCGCAGAGTTCTTGTTTACTTGTCAACCTATCCTAATGATAGCAAATATCTATCACCATTAACTTACTGAGAGAGAACCGATTTTATGACTAATGTCCTTTAATGCACGATTAAATGTTTCAACTTCTTTTTCATTAAGAGAATACACGCGTCCTCTTACTTTATATCCGTTGATCCGTTGGTACAACCATGCACGGCTTTTGCCAAAGTAATTTTTAGCAATGTATGATATAGGGATTAAATCTATGATTTCACTCATTTGTTCTCTAATAGTAATACGCTTATCTAATGAATCAATCCTATTTTCTATAGTATCCAATTCACCATCAAGATGTTTTCTAATAGCATCTTTTTCATCTGATTTTATATAA encodes the following:
- a CDS encoding prolyl oligopeptidase family serine peptidase: MKKVTLFATGIIMMSCAQQQQKITYPETAKVDTVDVYFGTEVPDPYRWLENDTSAATAAWVEAQNKVTNDYLSKIPFRDALLKRLTDVANYEKIGTPFKKHGKYYFYKNDGLQNQSVLYVQDALDGEPRVFLDPNKLSDDGTVALTSISFSNNGKYTGYTISRSGSDWQEIYVMDTETGKLLDDHIEWAKFTGASWQGDGFYYSAYDAPVKGKEFSNVNENHKIYYHKMGTPQSQDKLVYQNQAYPKRFYSASVNEDETILFLYESGDGRGNALYMKDLRKPNAPFIAMATDMDYTYAPIEVIGDKIYMFTNYNAPKYRLMTVDINKPALKDWTELVPESENVLSDVGVIGEKLFLTYDKDASNHAYVYGLDGKEIQEIKLPSLGSVGFSGDKDDKECFFGFTSFTIPGATYKYDMDANTYELFRAPKVDFNSDEFITEQVFYPSKDGTKIPMFLTYKKDLKKDGTNPVYLYGYGGFNISLNPGFSTSRIPFLENGGIYAQVNLRGGGEYGEDWHIAGTKMQKQNVFDDFIAAAEYLINDKYTNKDKIAIVGGSNGGLLVGACMTQRPDLFRVAIPQVGVMDMLRYHKFTIGWNWASDYGTSEDSKEMFEYLKGYSPLHNLKPGTKYPATMVTTADHDDRVVPAHSFKFAATLQECNDGTNPTIIRIDSKAGHGAGKPMAKVLEEQADIYGFIMYNMGMKPKF
- a CDS encoding ThuA domain-containing protein: MRTIKFHLTLLFAVCTFLVNAQAPQGYPANYANAPRFKALVYYTQHAEEAHYQFSLQAVEFFKKLNYGDGFVLDFTMDLSPYTYEKLKEYSVVVMLDGYPNTKAERDAFEKYMENGGGWVGFHVAAYNDKNTNWPWFVDFLGGGVFYCNNWPPQPVLVEVDNENHPVTKNLPASFVAPSSEWYQWNPSPRANKDVEVLLSLSPKNYPLGIKDVVNFGDFPIVWTNTKYRMIYLNMGHGDEEFIDATQNLLFVNAFRWVVSTDKQGDPFKK
- a CDS encoding glycoside hydrolase family 9 protein; amino-acid sequence: MRKKSFVLLLLFIGNSSLFSQNLLTGDAQLEKQVYETGLIHAPLPLNTARSFEEKALKKEILSSQPLTVSGRTDGWRHSGQGEMSFSKEKSVSGKGSIRLSFPTSTGERATGSPSDPDYATYGNSRVTYHVNGKNWEGYNRIFFSIYPDCDGARVVNMNLTFTNDSSTPKAGYNPPSGSHLINLVNKTWNHCFLEIDEYQRDKVMAISFDTALKGKDRTTDDSAVYYIDNLQLQQIKNPEQVSGWSPAEHTIAYSTTGYETGERKTAIVNTGLCGQWKHFQLINAANNQVAHEGSLERQQTTIGEFGVIDFTAFNQPGDYQLKVGDIMTPPFRIGENIWDNSLWRVLNFLFCQRCGHPVPGKHAACHTDLFSRHDGKSISYSGGWHDAGDLSQQTLQTGDVTFSLLEAYNRLKETNAALAARLLEEAEWGVEFILKNRYGDGYRASSMGLLIWQDGVLNTLDDIHSVRVQNLAFDNFLYAGYEAYAAMTIDRDPMLQEHLRKVAEEDFSFATEKFKKDGFDQFKQMYEHSYNTSHSQYMATISWSASMLYKLTGKSCYAETAAEAIRYVLDCQRTKPLKDKGRTCGFFYRDKSRKSIVHYIHQSREQVYMQAMTLLCETQKEHPDYQKWSSSIKLYGNYLKGLMKYTQPYGMVPSGVYHAEEYKDSASFYSLHLFPPANAQELYTEQITRGVKLDKEHYLKRFPVWFSIFNGNTAIHLSTGKSAAICGNFLKDEELLNIGREQLYWTVGKNPFGQSLIYGEGYNYPQMNTFSSGEMTGEMPVGIRTLGNDDIPYWPQTNNACYKEVWVTSAGKWLSLIAEY
- a CDS encoding DUF5053 domain-containing protein, which produces MRTLKDDLLKMDTLHGEALDAHLMEMKELYIKSDEKDAIRKHLDGELDTIENRIDSLDKRITIREQMSEIIDLIPISYIAKNYFGKSRAWLYQRINGYKVRGRVYSLNEKEVETFNRALKDISHKIGSLSVS